A single genomic interval of Zingiber officinale cultivar Zhangliang chromosome 4A, Zo_v1.1, whole genome shotgun sequence harbors:
- the LOC121970335 gene encoding geranylgeranyl pyrophosphate synthase 7, chloroplastic-like, whose protein sequence is MAHAFVCFPAFAQVMTSCSSPSWGVAARPRRLLPGVRCASSAPEAVAHEADLFDLKRYMTEKARRVDDALDRALPLRHPERLLAAMRYSLLAPGKRVRPVLTLAACELVGGEESTAMPFACAVEMLHVMSLVHDDLPCIDNDELRRGRPSNHVVFGEGVAVMAGDALHCFAFAHAAEATAGVPPMQVLRAVAELGKATGAEGLLAGQVVDIECEGKEVGLEVLEYIHLHKTARLLEAAVACGGIIGGAEEEEVERLRRYGRAVGLLFQVVDDVLDVTRTSEELGKTAGKDLAKGKATYPKLMGLEKARLLAEELAAKAEEELQGFDRNRARPLRHLARYIAHRHN, encoded by the coding sequence ATGGCTCACGCCTTTGTTTGCTTCCCGGCTTTTGCTCAGGTGATGACTTCTTGCTCGTCTCCGTCATGGGGCGTCGCCGCTCGCCCGCGCCGCCTTCTTCCGGGCGTCAGATGCGCCTCCTCTGCTCCTGAGGCGGTGGCTCATGAGGCCGACCTGTTCGACCTGAAGCGGTACATGACCGAGAAAGCCCGGCGCGTGGACGACGCCCTCGACCGTGCGCTGCCGCTCCGACACCCGGAGCGGCTCCTCGCCGCCATGCGCTACTCCCTCCTGGCCCCCGGAAAGCGCGTCCGCCCGGTGCTGACGCTCGCCGCCTGCGAGCTGGTCGGCGGAGAGGAATCCACCGCCATGCCCTTCGCCTGCGCCGTCGAGATGCTCCACGTCATGTCGCTCGTCCACGACGACCTTCCCTGCATCGACAACGACGAGCTCCGGCGCGGGCGCCCCTCCAACCACGTGGTCTTCGGGGAGGGCGTCGCCGTGATGGCGGGCGATGCTCTGCACTGCTTCGCCTTCGCGCACGCGGCGGAGGCCACGGCGGGGGTACCGCCGATGCAGGTCCTCCGGGCGGTGGCGGAGCTGGGAAAGGCGACGGGGGCGGAGGGGTTGCTGGCGGGGCAGGTCGTGGACATCGAGTGCGAGGGCAAGGAGGTGGGACTGGAGGTGCTGGAGTACATCCACCTGCACAAGACGGCGAGGCTGCTGGAGGCCGCGGTGGCGTGCGGGGGAATCATTGGCGGtgcggaggaggaagaggtggagaGGCTGAGGAGGTACGGGCGGGCGGTGGGTCTTCTGTTCCAGGTGGTGGACGACGTGCTGGACGTGACGAGGACGTCGGAGGAGCTGGGGAAGACGGCCGGGAAGGACTTGGCGAAAGGGAAGGCGACGTACCCGAAGCTGATGGGGTTGGAGAAGGCGCGATTACTGGCGGAGGAGCTGGCGGCGAAGGCGGAGGAGGAACTGCAGGGGTTCGACAGGAACAGAGCGCGGCCGCTACGCCACCTCGCCCGCTACATCGCCCACCGCCATAACTGA